DNA from Rhinatrema bivittatum chromosome 16, aRhiBiv1.1, whole genome shotgun sequence:
GGCCTCaggggcaggtgggggggggggggggggaaggcattcAGCAGCTTGTCTTCCAATTAGACTTGTACGAGAGCATCAATACCCAAGCACTTCGAATCTCTCCAGCGCATCCATTTTcggaaaatgcaaatgctctgTTGCCGCTATATCCAGGGGgcacaggccttccaatgtccgaccccctttgaaatttgcctccagagcgtcccactcaagatcaatcagttcttgaatggcttccCTAACAGGGAacaaacaagaggctttatgcaaagaaaccaaaatgggattcttctttggctcagatacggaatctgccccaggtactcccagcattttcaaggtctgggaaatcagagccggcagttcatctttatgaaagaaccgcaacatagtccgATACGGTTCTAggcccggaggaatttccccatcatccagggagtcaggatctgccttATCATCAGCGCCATCCAGGTTCGTCGGGAACCCCCACAGCTAACCGAGGCCTGCTCCGGCGCTTAAACACAGAAGTGGAATAGGGAGGGGCCATCGGCTGAGGAtccgacctgacaggattggacggggctgaggactgcaatccttgaaaaaaactctacccaagaaaaggcagaaccaGAAGGTACTGGAGCGGGGCCCTCTGAGCTGCCATCTCCTGTGGAGGAACCAGTCCAGGGAGTCCCAAGGTCCGGTGTTCCTCCAGACAAGTTCTTAGccaggccatcatcaggctgggaagaatcaggcttagcaaaatcagaggaagaatattctccctgagcctctaaagcAGCGCTGACGCATGTTAGAGGGCCCtgcaggctgagatgcccgaacaTGACAGGTACTACAGAGCGAAAGGCGTTTGGGTTTCTTGGTCAGTGGCACCATTAAATTCATCAGTTGACTGAGAATGTGTGTCCGGCCAGCTCACGGTGAAAAATCTGAAGTGCGAAAACTTTATGCACACAGAAGTTAGGCGCCCTAAGTTTATGCACcgcaaaaaacaaacacacaaaacagtGCACCAAAATCTGGGTGTACCACCGCTATGCTTAAAATGCGCACAGGAAGTGCACCCAAAACTGGGCGCACAATTCGTACGGAGCCGCACTGCACAGTCCGACATTCCTGTAGAAAGCAGCTGAACACCCACAGAAGCGCACAAAAACGCTGCCGCAGCCTACCACACAGCATGCAGGGAAAAAACCTAACAGTGAGGCCTAGCCCACCCGGGCTGCTCAactcaccaggctgcccagttcccttaaCCCCCCCCCGGGAGCGGGAACGAACGTCAGAACAGCAcgctgagcacagagactggaggaagtcctgcaAAACCCCTCTacactgtctctttttttttttttttttaaacttacctgagctcagcccttccctgctgagtacagagacggtctccagctggaagtggagagggcatctgccttcACCACCCCGtccagcttcctgcacccgctgcctttaagctgtacaatcagctaagttcaagccgggaaacccagctactggaccaaggcacacatctgagggaccatggaaatcacctcaggaattcccaACTGGGGCAGGGACTatctggtatcaccacaggagagtggggctttttttgttttggttttttttaaataaaatactcctcctaaaatctgaagcaatccccatagggagatgcacatccaccatctgctggagatggagaatactggcaggctgatgttgctgcaggagtatatatatactgtgacgtcagcttgctccatctccatctgctggcaaaggtgcataacccactggtcctgagttcatctgtctacacactaggaaaccgTTGATTTTTCTCAAATGAGCCAGTCGAccagatatgggtgcaccagtGGTACTTCCCTTTTGAGCGCCGCTGCTGCCGGCACCACcgtcaccttggtgaaagtctgaGGAGTGGTTGCCAACCCAAGTGGGAGCGTGGACCCTAAAAATGCTCTTTCCTGATGGGAAAATGAAGATATATTTCTCTGAGAGCTAGAGAAGACAGAAGCTCTCATTTGTGGACAGCTGCAGTCACACAGTATAGTGATTTCCATTGAACATGGGGCACTCTCACCTTCTCCAGGGTCTGCCCTAAAAACGGGCACCACATGGCTAACACCACTCGCCAAGCAGCTGCTGTCATTCTTTCTTACCCATATACAGGCCACTGATCTCTATCATCCCCACAACACTTGAACCTTACCGAACCAGCTAAGCGCAGCCCTGCCAACGCTGACTGCTCTGCTCTAGACCCTCAGAACCtcccgttttttgtttttttttaatcaataggGTGCAGAGGAGTGGAGAGTCAAGAGGAACAAGGCAGCCAACACCACTGGCTTTCAGTCCTactcagaaaaaaaagacaaaagcagCCAAAATTCACCAATCCCCATACTCATCCTCACTCGACCAGGATACCCCCCACCATGGACCTTCCCACTCCTGGGAGTAAATTATCCAGCAAACCAGCCCACTGCAGGCTTtacctctatcatctgctggagacagagaaatgaaTGCTGAGAGCGCAGGTGGCGCACTAGGTTATATGCAGAaacatttttctctgtctccccgtgctggcagggaggcaaaaccagaGTCTGGACccgatctgggtatgaacaggaacttcTGGATTTAACACCACTGATCATCAGACTTTTCATATTACCTGAGAGTATGGAATCTCAGGGACTGCTTAAACTGGGTTTAGATCCTAATAACAAGCTAGGATTAGTTGGAATTGTTCTCCCTGGCACCCTCTGGACACTGGTGTCCCATAGGGCTCAGCTCTCTCTGCAGTATTATTTAACATTTCCATGTCATCAATCTGCAGACTGTTGGCTGGGCTCTGTATAGGCTACCGGCTGtatgcatacaattttatattcAGATGAGCTCCTCTATGATGTCCTACTGTATTGTTGCTGTGAAACAGTGGCCTCTACTTGTTGGCTCTAAATGTTTGAGACAAATTCTACTGGTGCAGCATGTCAATTCTATAACAATGCCTCAATCAATCTTGATTGATAACAccaattctttttatttaaatttgtatatTCCACTcttcacttttttcagcacttcaaagcagattacattcaggtaatgtaggtatttccctatccccagagggcttacaatctctcTGTACGTGGTGCAAGTTTGCCCTCATGTGAACAGTTTGGGTGTGGTGTTGCATGTTGCTCTGTCCTTTAATAACCAAATTAAATCAGGAGTTCATTCAGGATTATTAAAGTTATGTAACTTAAAACCATTATTAACACCTACTGACTTAAGTTATGTGGTACAAGCTCTGATTTTTGCCATTATTAGACTATGTCTGCCTTCTTGCATCTGCTTTAAGATTAGTGCAGAttctacagaactctgcagcatgTCTCATCTCCCATTGTGTGATGTGAGACATTTCTCCAGTGCTCAAAGACCAAGATTGATTGCCAGTCCATTCAAGAGTCAATCAAAGTTGTAATGTTAGTCCACAAATTGCTTtaaatagataagaacataagaaaatgccatactgggtcagaccaagggtccatcaagcccagcatcctgtttccaacagtggccaatccaggccataagaacctggcagtggctattctctaagtgaacttaatagcaggtaatggacttctcctccaagaacttatccaatccttttttaaacaccgctatactaactgtactaaccacatcctctggcaacaaattccagagtttaattgtgcattgagtaaaaaagaactttctccgattagttttaaatgtgccccatgctaacttcatggagtgccccctagtctttctactatccgaaagagtaaataaccgattcacatctacccgttctagacctctcatgattttaaacacctctatcatatcctcccctgtcgtctcttctccaagctgaaaagtcctaacctctttagtctttcctcgtaggggagttgttccattccccttatcattttggtagcccttctctgtaccttctccatcgcaattatatcttttttgagatgcggcgaccagaattgtatacagtattcaaggtgcggtctcaccatggagcgatacagaggcattatgacattttccgttttattcatcattccttttctaataattcccaacattctgtttgcttttttgactgccgcagcacactgaaccgacgatttcaatgtgttatccactatgacacctagatctctttcttgggttgtagcacctaatatggaacccaacattgtgtaatgtTGGGTTCATTGGGCTAATGCCCTTCTCCACTTGTATAAGTCATCTCTTGCTTAGCAGatatcctgtgtgtgtgtgtcaagctTGTCTGCCAGACGAGAATGGGCTTTTTCTGTGGTAGCCCCAATGCCTAGAACTGTTACCAGTTGGGACTGATGAATTGTACAAAGTCATTTAAAGTCTTGTTAAAGACTCATCTATTTAGGCTTGCATCTGATTGAGCCATAATTGGATTATTGAACTGTTTTGACTTCTGAGTTTTGTCTGCtctctttcattttttgtttgttttgcatggtgtatgttttattgttcacTGCCTTGGACTTCGGTATTGGGATAGTAGCTTAAGTACCAAGAGAGCAGTGaagcttttcttctgtttttatttgcCAGTAGGGGAGAAAAATCCATCTGTCTGGACTGGGGGTAATGTTCCcccccaatatttttttttatttaaatgttattgACATTTTCATATTTAATACAACACCACAGCTGTGGTACAAACAAGTGAAAACAAAGAATATACAGCAGTTGAAACAAAATCCATATCAACAATCTGCATACATTGGTGAACATACATCCCAAGTCCCCCTTCCCTGTTCTACACCCCCGCACCATGGGTATACATCTTACACATTTCCAATCAATAGTATTGGTTTCCGACACGTATTCTATGTTAAAGGTGCGGTCTGCAGATTCCAATATTCACTGACCACTTCCTGTTATAGTCTGCTTATTAAGATCCACAGGGAGTGGCGATTGAAAGGGATTAACACCCACAGAATTCTGCTATGGTACCCAATGGCATTCCCTTCTATGCATTCTAAAATCCACTATCTGTCTCCTGTCATAGCATTTGTATATACTCCAATAATCCCCAGCAAACCCTCGGAGAAACTGAGAAGGTATGCCTTTTAAAGTCACTGCCTCGACGTTTACATTCTCACGCAGAAAGATGTAGCCACACTTTAAGATAAGTCATCTTATCATTCTGTATTGCTGTGAGATAGTCTAGCTGCCGGTGAGCCAACAGTTTAGCCTTTACTTCTTGCAATGTTGGCAACACTGCCGACTTCCAGTGTTGGGCAACTCCAATACGGGCAGCTATCAAAATGTACATGCTTAACTTCTGTTGGTACTGGTCTAGAGTGTCTAGCGGAGCAGTAAGTAAGGCTGATAGAGGAGGCAGAGAAATGGTGGTCCAAAATAGCTGGTTTATCCATTGAGTGACGGATTGCCAGAATGGGGAGTTTTAAACATATCCACCATATATGAAGGTAAGAGCCAGTCTCTCCTCACCCTCTCCAACAGGTACATTTTTGAAAGACTGTacaaattattttccttttgtgCAATATTTTATAAGCCAGGTTCAAATTTTTGCATtatgagccagtataatgcaaatattgggatttcttggGTGCTGTTTTGCTGTGTACAAGGTTCAGTCTGTGTGCATGCACAGCTTAGAGGGCACAGTGTTTGGGAGTCGATAAGGAACATGATTGCTAGTGTTGACTCTACCTCTGTGATATCTTCCTGTAAGTGCATTCTATAAAGGCAAAAAAAGGcctgcaggtttatgcaccagccatctgctgaagacagagaaatactgatctACTGCAAGTGGCACCAGGGCTTATGAAGAGTGTCAGCGagacttttctctgtctccatcagctggcagggatgaataaacccaggagtctggactgaaccGGGTACACACAGGGAAGTAATTAACTCAGTGTCCAGATGCCTCCTCATTAACAGTCACTGTTGGGAGTAGAAAGCACACAAGCTGCTGGATCCTTCGGTGTTGAGACTGCAGGAGCGAGCAGTTAAATCCTCTTCTGTTTCAGATCACTGTGAAGATCCAGGCATCGTCCAGCAGCTGATGGGCTCCTACCAGGTCCTGCTCTTTACACTCTTTGCTGTTCTAGCATCCACTGCTGTCATCTTTCTAGGTGAGAGTTTAGGAACAGCTTCAGTTACTTAAAATGAAGCAACCACTTCAAGAAAACTTTTCATCTCCTTTGAAGAGTGGGAAAAGTAACTATCTGCAGGTGAATGGCAGGGTTCTGAGCATGCTCCCCTTTAGTTGGTATACTGTAGGTGTGATCGGAGGTTAAAGCACTGCTCCAGTGACTTTGTATAATGTAATAACTGGAACGTTGTGACCCTTCCCCACTGCCGTGCACAAGTGAAAaagcacccttccccccccccccccccgtctctccCTTTCCACATTTTATGCAGTGGATATTTTAGGAACTGTAGCTTTCATTATTCTAAACCCTTTGCTAAATTTGCTTCTCTTTGCAGCTTATACTGCTTTCCTGAACCGTCTGCATACTGTCCCTGTGGTTTATATCCCAACAGCACCAGCAGGTGGGTGATGAGAACAAGGCTAGGGGGGACTCTTACTGAACATATTCTAACCCATGGGCAGCTCTGCATCCTGTCCAGAATCAAATTTTGGCTCTCTTTAGTTGTCCATTCCAAATGCTTTAAATCAAACTGAAAGTTAGCCAAAGCATATAagaaaaattaatgaaatgaGCATAAGGTCTCCTCCATTGAGTAAAATAATCCATCCAACATCTTTTGCTCCTGTCTCATCTCATGGCAGGCTAGAAAAGTCTTATTCTCCTCTggtttatatgtatttatttttaaagagctTTGAACAAAGGTGGGAtttttgtaaaaaacaaaaagtggAATAAATATCTGATCTATGTCACCATCCTTTCTAGGTTACAGCTCGTCGTACCCAACCCCGCTGAGCTTCAACGCCCGGGGACGCCTACAGAGCTGGCTCTGGAGCAGCAGATAACTGCTGATAAAGGAGACAATACAAAAATTAAGTTCTGCTGTACGTCTTGGCtgattctttattagacagtgaAGGCCAAATTTTCACATAGGGGTTCAGAGAAGAAAGTGACTATGCCATTTGCTCAGGACATActgattcaattttttttttaacttcccttTTTACTCAGCTATGAAAGAAAATCCCTTCCCCACCAAACTGCTGCTGGAAGGCTGTACAAAATGGAAAAGTTTTCCATAATTATACAGAAAACATGAAACAGAAACTGGCGGCAGACAAAGTTCATATACACCACACATCCATATGGAAATTCCTTTCCTAGCAACAGTTCAAATTATAACCCTTCTTTCATCCAGGTTGTTCCATAGTGAACAGCTTTAACCCTCTTGGTGTTTTTCATGGACAGACAAAACATTCAATATCCACACAGTCCTATTTCCTCATTATTGCTACAAGAAGAAATAAAAGTCAGATACTACAGACTTGATGTGGGCTTTTGTATCCAAAATTTATTGACAATTAGATAGGTAAGGCTACAAGGACAGTGCATAAAAACCAAATAACCTTCTGCAAGCATGGAACACTGAAAAACTTCACACTTCCCATGTCACTTTCTTTTATCAGATGCGCTGGAGCCAACTGTGCAGGTAGTCCCTACCCATCTCTCCTCAAAGGCTGGGCTCAGTGCTGCTTCCGTCTGAAGGAGCATCCTACAACAGAAAAATAAGTCAATAAAGTTAGACCTTGAGCCACATTTAACCTAAAAGCTGAAGGAATAGCTCCACTTTAAAGTTTGCTAACAGGTATTGGGCTGGATTTGTTAATTTAGTTTATGgtgagttatattcaggtacaaaAGGGATTTAGTAAGTCTTCAAAACAAAATGGGCTAAGCAGAATCTGTTCTCCTCTATATGATTGCACAGACAGGACTCTGCTCCAATGTTGCTTCCAGAATCCTCTTCTCAGTTATGACAGAGGCTACATACTGGAAGAGTACTGCATCCTAGCCAAGTAGTTGATTTGAAGATTAGAACTTGGGTTACTCAAAGCAGAATCCATGCAGCAATAACAGtaagctcctcctcctgcacccccCTTCAAGGTTTTCTGAACCCCTTTTGACACCATTGAGACTTCCAAAAAGTTCATGTTATTTTCTCCAGGAAGAAAAGAACTTCTTGCCTTCAGACAGCTTTAGACATACAAGGTTTGTGAAGTTTCATGTAGAGGCTCCTTACCttctgtgagccttgcctttccACCAGTGGGCTGGCAAAGCACTGTAGAGCAGCCCACACAAAGAACCACAGTTTGGGCATGGCTAAACACAGTGGTAATTTTATAGCAACCTGAAAGGCAAATCAAGAACAAATTAGCTTAACTAGAACAGCAGCTTCTTTCCTCTACAGAAAAATCATTGTCTACCTTCCACCCCATATATTGACACAGGGCTTTCAGTTCTTTAGTGCACAAAACTACAAGGTATCATGGCCAATTTAATACTTGCTGTTATGTCTTAAAAAACATCACTTTGTCATggaactgtttaaaagttattccGCTATATCTGCTATCAATTCATACCCACTGACTCTGCTCACTcataatattcattttttttttttaatttcatactATAACTTAAGACTATAGACAGGTGCAGAGGACCCACAGATACAGCCTACACCGGAAATCCACCAACTGAAGAGTTAAAAATAATGACATTTGTCCAGTGTGTACGTTGTCACTTCTACAGGTAACCTGTGCTACGCTTTCTTGCCCATATGTACCCAGTTTACAAAGCAAGTGACTGAAGCTGCTTTTCAGAGTACGAGGATATCAGCACTCAGCTGGATAGGGAGAGACAGCAGAGTGAGGGCCCTCGGAGGCCTCTGGATCCTTACCTGGACACTTTACATCCATGAAGTAGGAGTTGGGGCTCTGGACCAGCCGCTTCTTCTTGTGCTTCCGTTTCTCCTCCTCGGGAGACGGGTGCAGGAGATCTTTAGCGAGCTACAGAGAGGAAAAGACGCAGCTGTTAGAGAGGGAGACGCGGCCCTCCCTGCGAGCAGCGGCTCTTGACCACCCCACCCCGGCTCCCTCCGCTTCCCGTTCCCGCGGCCTTTTCCTTTCCCACCCCGGCTCCCCCCTCCCGGCCAGACTCACAGGCCGAAGCCCGTGGCCGCCATCTTGTCCGGGTTCCTCCCCCCGTGGCGtcctcctgctccctcccccccggcTCCGGGGGCTCGGGACTGTGGCTCAGTAGGAGGCGCGGGGGAGCAGACAGGACTCCACTCCCTGGCGGCGCTGCTCCCGCTTCCGGAACCCCGGCCCCACTACTGCGCGCACTTACTGGCATCTTCGCGTGGACACAGCCGCTACCGAAAAGGAGATAAACCGGAAGCCGGCGGCTGTATATAACAAACGCCGCCCGTCGCATGAGCGGAAGTGACGAAACGTCTCAGTTTGTACGCCATATTGGGAAGGTCATAGCGCGAGCTAGTGGCACGCTTGTGTATTGGCCGCCCATACCAGCTGCTTCTAGCCCTGCGCtaatgagagagaaagacttCCTCGCCCCAACACCATCTAAGAGACTTTTTGTGCTTTCAGTTACTTTTCATTCTATCTGCTATAAATGTAAAGGGGTCAGCTCCTGGGGCATGATGGTCTGGGCTTGCGCAGTCAGCAGGCCAGCGCGCGTCACTGCGGTTTCCCACGTGCGATCTGCCGCTGTTGCAGCGTCAGGGTGTAAATCAAGAGGGCGAGCTGACGCTAAAGTTGGCAGCCAGAGGGGCGCATGGCTTGTCTCTGTGCTTTGCCAAGTCAGTCGATGCGGGGCATGGGATAAGATAGTGTATATATAAAACACTCTAATGGAGAGCAGTTCTTTTTTTAGGTATGCAATAAATACCAGTCACTATCATCAGAAGCCTAGAAATGACTATCGTCCTTTTTGTATATTGTGTGTCTGACACAGGATGCAGGTCGCgctggaccttgctctgacctagTATGGTTTATTTAAGTAAGAAGTACACACATCAGAGAAAACATGCACGTTATGGCGAGTAAAGTCCTACTACATCCGTCGTCATCGGTGCTAACTGCATATATAAAAAGtatactaaaagaaaaaaatgtgcataaataATTTGGGATTTTCAATGCAATTAAACATAGAGATCAGCTGCAATTTTCCAATATCGCCAAAAGtccgtcctccccccccccccaaccatggcatgtttattaaaatatttaggaaCCACCTTTCCTGCCCTTGATATaagaaataattcaaaacagtttacagaattaaaaacaaacaacaaccaGCAAATATGGTACAGGAACAAACAGCAGCAAATTTTCATCTCACAATATTAGACCACCTAATATAGCCAACCTGCCCACCATATTCAGGAGAACCCATCTGCTGCCAAATTCCCAGCACATTTCAGTTCCTTAATATAAGATCAAAAGCTCAGCTGacccaaacaaaacaaattccTGCTCCCAATTGCTTAATGTTATTACTAATCATTTgttcttaatttctttttttaaccacTTTTATATATGTGTTGCTAATTATCATGCTGCTATAGTTTGCTGAAGCTGAAATTCAAGAACAGGCAAGaaaggttttctcccatcctCATAAATCCAAATATCTTCTCTTTCTTCAAGGGCATACATGCATGCATTTCTCTGCCCTTCCATAAAGTAAGGCCTCATTCCTCCTCTTCTTGGTATCAGATTTAGGCACAAACTACCTAAACTACATTTTAGGACTTCAGATTATAAGGGCCTCTAAATACAAGCATGTTATAACATTTCAAGttttacattgtcttttttttttggtaatgctGTGGGACTCAATTTTGACATACCGTAATTTTGGATCTCAGCATGTCCTAATCTGGTCCTGCCTCCTTTTCCACCCTGTGCCAGGAAAGACTTCTCTACCCTCAGCCTATTTCAGCTCCAACCATTTTTTTTGTAGTCCCTTACTTCTAGACCAGGGCTTTCCAAAGtgtgggtcgggaccccaaatAGGGACACAAAACCTTTAGCTGGGGTCACAAATGGCAGTGCTCTTCAGATGTgagaagcagcagcattagtgGATTGCAGTGTGGGGCCTGTGAACCAGCACACACTCAACAG
Protein-coding regions in this window:
- the RPS27 gene encoding 40S ribosomal protein S27, with the protein product MRRAAFVIYSRRLPVYLLFGSGCVHAKMPLAKDLLHPSPEEEKRKHKKKRLVQSPNSYFMDVKCPGCYKITTVFSHAQTVVLCVGCSTVLCQPTGGKARLTEGCSFRRKQH